In Haliscomenobacter hydrossis DSM 1100, the DNA window CCAAACCCCAACCGCGTTTTTTGGTGGTATAGCCAGGCTGAAACACCGTTTTGAATTTTGAGCTGGGAATACCTTTACCCGTATCGGTCACATCGATGTTGACCATATGTTCTTCCTCCGTGACATCAACCTGGATATTTCCCTGTCCATCCATGGAGTCGAGGGCGTTGCGCAACAAGTTCTCGATCACCCAGTCAAACAAGGGTGGATTGAGCCGTACACCCAATGTTTTGCTATCAGGATCTGGAAAAATGAATTTTACCTTACGTGAAGCCCGACGTTGCATGTAGGCACGGCATTTTTCCAGTTCGGCATAAATATTGACGGGTTCCAGGGAGGGAATGGAGCCAATTTTGGAAAAACGATCGGCAATAAGTTCCAGGCGGCTTACATCGGTGCGCAGTTCATCTACTATTTCAATGACCTCTTCATCGTCTTCTTTGATGGCGCGCAGGTTTTCCAACCAGGCTACAATACCGCTGATGGGCGTACCCAATTGGTGAGCAGTTTCTTTGGCCATGCCCACCCACACCCGGTTTTGTTCGCTGCGGCGCGCTGAACTGAAACCAACATAACCCAAGCCGACAAAAGCAGCAATGAGCACCAATTGAATCAGGGGGAAATACCGCAATTGACGCAAGAGCGTAGATTCCTGGTAAAAGATTTTATTGCCTGCACTGCTAATGGGTTCGAACCCACCTTTTTCCAATTTTTGAATGACGTCTTGCAGAAACTTTTCATCCTTGGTTTGTTCTGCTCCAAAATTTTTGGCATCCACGATCTTGTTCTGCTCATCGATAATGATGACCGGGATGGTGGTATTGCGCTCCAGAATTTGTAATTGCAGGGATAAATCTTCAAACTCGCTCGTCGGGTTGTTGATTTGCTCTAGTGCCAATACGTAGTTTTCTACACGATATCGTTCACCATCAGCTAGTTGCTGGGAGAGGTAATCCGTATAATAAACCGAGATAAGCAGTATGACTACACCGACTGCTGCCAGATAAATTTTCCACCGCGATTTTCGGCTATAAATGTCCATAG includes these proteins:
- a CDS encoding sensor histidine kinase, with protein sequence MDIYSRKSRWKIYLAAVGVVILLISVYYTDYLSQQLADGERYRVENYVLALEQINNPTSEFEDLSLQLQILERNTTIPVIIIDEQNKIVDAKNFGAEQTKDEKFLQDVIQKLEKGGFEPISSAGNKIFYQESTLLRQLRYFPLIQLVLIAAFVGLGYVGFSSARRSEQNRVWVGMAKETAHQLGTPISGIVAWLENLRAIKEDDEEVIEIVDELRTDVSRLELIADRFSKIGSIPSLEPVNIYAELEKCRAYMQRRASRKVKFIFPDPDSKTLGVRLNPPLFDWVIENLLRNALDSMDGQGNIQVDVTEEEHMVNIDVTDTGKGIPSSKFKTVFQPGYTTKKRGWGLGLSLSKRIIEEYHSGKLFVKRSEEGKGTTFSIRLIKANQEQA